One part of the Anaerolineales bacterium genome encodes these proteins:
- a CDS encoding M3 family oligoendopeptidase codes for MATKKKKPAKKAAVKAKAKKGAKAKVTKKAAKKTVQKAVRKPAAKKTAARKPKAAAAPNLGNVPRWDLSNVYPGLESEQFKAGIVDLQAQLEGIEAYLGEHQIRKNASGPAQTSTDEQANVLSTLLDKVNAVARLYGTLRAYIASYTTTDSYNQAARKIESEVEQYGVNLQKIDVAISGWVGSLSSSQLAEITQRPGTLAGHAFYLKELHEQSKYLMESEQEALAAELSLSGSNAWGKLQNTTNSQLSVDFKLDGKVQKLPMPALINLRSHANPDVRRRGYEAEMAAFDSVKEVYAAAMNGVKGEVNTLNNRRGRSDALHSSIDTSRIDRQTLDAMMEAMQDSFPMFRKYFKSKAKRLGKSSLAWWDLYAPMGSMDRVYTYEETRDFILEQFGTFSDDLRELARRAFDKGWIDAEMREGKSAGAFCMDVPGVDESRILANFDGSMEQLSTLAHELGHAYHNECLVGKPYLQAITPMTLAETASIMCETIITNASIKLAQTPGEKLAILESQLLNASQVIVDITSRFLFEKEVFERRDKAELSADELCEIMERAQLATYGDGLDPKQLHKYMWTWKPHYYYAGFSFYNYPYAFGLLFGTGLYAIYQQRGAEFTKDYRDLLASTGLGDAATLAQRFGINIREKKFWQDSLAVIGEQIEEYVNLKA; via the coding sequence ATGGCTACAAAGAAAAAGAAGCCCGCAAAGAAAGCAGCAGTGAAAGCCAAGGCCAAGAAGGGCGCCAAGGCTAAAGTGACCAAGAAGGCGGCTAAGAAGACGGTGCAGAAAGCCGTGCGCAAGCCGGCCGCCAAGAAGACGGCCGCCCGCAAGCCGAAGGCAGCTGCGGCCCCCAACCTGGGCAATGTGCCGCGCTGGGACCTGAGCAATGTGTACCCGGGTCTGGAGAGCGAGCAGTTCAAGGCCGGCATCGTAGACCTGCAGGCGCAACTGGAAGGCATCGAAGCCTATCTGGGCGAGCACCAGATCCGCAAGAACGCGAGCGGCCCGGCGCAAACCAGCACCGATGAGCAAGCCAACGTACTCTCGACCCTGCTGGACAAAGTGAATGCGGTGGCGCGCCTGTACGGCACGCTACGCGCCTACATCGCCTCGTACACTACGACCGATTCATACAACCAAGCCGCCCGCAAAATCGAGTCTGAGGTGGAGCAGTATGGCGTAAATCTACAGAAAATCGATGTAGCCATCAGCGGCTGGGTCGGGAGCCTGAGCAGCAGCCAACTGGCTGAGATCACGCAGCGCCCTGGCACGCTGGCCGGGCATGCCTTTTATCTGAAAGAGCTGCACGAACAGAGCAAGTACCTGATGGAGTCTGAGCAGGAGGCGCTGGCGGCTGAGCTTTCGCTGAGCGGCTCCAACGCGTGGGGCAAGCTGCAGAACACCACCAATTCGCAACTGAGCGTGGACTTCAAGCTGGACGGCAAGGTGCAGAAGCTGCCGATGCCGGCCCTGATCAACCTGCGCAGCCATGCCAACCCGGATGTGCGCCGCCGCGGCTACGAAGCCGAGATGGCCGCCTTCGACAGCGTGAAGGAAGTGTATGCGGCGGCGATGAATGGCGTGAAGGGCGAAGTCAACACGCTGAATAACCGTCGCGGGCGCAGCGACGCGCTGCATTCTTCGATCGACACCTCACGGATCGACCGCCAGACGCTGGACGCGATGATGGAAGCGATGCAAGACAGCTTCCCCATGTTCCGCAAATATTTCAAGTCGAAGGCCAAGCGGCTTGGCAAGAGTTCGCTGGCATGGTGGGACCTGTACGCCCCGATGGGCAGTATGGACCGCGTGTACACCTACGAGGAAACGCGCGACTTCATCCTGGAGCAGTTCGGCACCTTCTCAGATGACCTGCGCGAGCTAGCCCGGCGGGCCTTTGACAAGGGCTGGATCGACGCTGAAATGCGCGAAGGCAAGAGCGCCGGCGCGTTCTGCATGGATGTGCCCGGGGTGGACGAGTCGCGCATTCTGGCCAATTTTGACGGTTCGATGGAGCAGCTGAGCACGCTGGCGCACGAACTGGGCCATGCATATCACAACGAATGCCTGGTGGGCAAACCCTACCTGCAGGCGATCACTCCCATGACTCTGGCGGAGACCGCCTCGATCATGTGCGAGACGATCATCACCAACGCCTCGATCAAGTTGGCACAGACCCCGGGCGAGAAGCTGGCGATCCTGGAGAGCCAGCTGCTGAATGCTTCGCAGGTGATCGTGGATATCACCTCACGCTTCCTGTTCGAGAAAGAAGTGTTCGAGCGCCGCGACAAGGCCGAACTTTCGGCGGATGAGCTGTGCGAGATCATGGAACGAGCTCAGCTGGCTACCTACGGCGACGGCCTGGACCCCAAGCAGCTGCACAAGTACATGTGGACCTGGAAGCCGCACTACTACTATGCCGGCTTCTCGTTCTACAACTACCCGTACGCGTTCGGTTTGCTGTTTGGCACCGGCTTGTACGCCATCTACCAGCAGCGCGGCGCGGAGTTCACCAAGGACTATCGCGACCTCCTGGCGAGCACGGGCCTGGGCGATGCGGCCACCCTGGCGCAGCGCTTCGGTATCAACATTCGCGAGAAGAAGTTCTGGCAGGACAGCCTGGCCGTCATCGGTGAACAGATCGAAGAGTACGTCAACCTCAAGGCCTAG
- a CDS encoding ANTAR domain-containing protein → MTQDELVKLEKELALLYRVTRDVFRLELDEVLSEIVTVAEEVSAADSVLVYVVSGNARDLVLRASKNPHPALLQKVSLKQGEGITGWVASQQQPVALAQGAGQDPRFKYFRNLPEDRFEAFLSVPIVGKPGVVGVINVQHRQPHTHSETEINLLAAVGRLVGAAVENALLIEETLALKEALELRKVVEKAKGILMKRRNLDEEAAYKLIQRESMDRRKSLKEICDAILLMDQLEPM, encoded by the coding sequence GTGACGCAGGACGAACTCGTAAAACTTGAAAAAGAGCTCGCTTTACTCTACCGAGTAACGCGTGACGTATTTCGCCTGGAATTGGACGAGGTACTCAGCGAGATCGTCACCGTGGCCGAGGAGGTCAGTGCCGCCGATTCGGTGCTGGTCTACGTTGTCTCCGGCAACGCCAGGGATCTGGTGCTGCGCGCCTCCAAAAACCCCCATCCCGCCCTCCTGCAAAAGGTCAGCCTGAAGCAGGGCGAGGGCATTACCGGCTGGGTCGCCAGCCAGCAGCAGCCGGTGGCGCTGGCCCAGGGCGCCGGGCAAGACCCGCGCTTCAAGTACTTCCGCAACCTGCCTGAAGACCGTTTTGAGGCCTTTCTCTCGGTACCCATTGTCGGCAAGCCTGGGGTGGTGGGCGTAATCAACGTTCAGCATCGCCAGCCGCACACTCACTCTGAGACCGAGATCAACCTGCTCGCCGCCGTCGGCCGCCTGGTCGGCGCCGCCGTGGAAAATGCCCTGCTGATCGAAGAAACCCTCGCCCTCAAAGAAGCTCTCGAGCTGCGCAAAGTGGTCGAGAAGGCCAAGGGCATCCTGATGAAGCGCCGCAATCTGGATGAAGAAGCTGCCTACAAGCTCATCCAGCGCGAAAGCATGGATCGCCGTAAATCCCTCAAAGAGATCTGCGACGCCATCCTGTTGATGGACCAATTGGAGCCGATGTGA